A window of Acinonyx jubatus isolate Ajub_Pintada_27869175 chromosome E4, VMU_Ajub_asm_v1.0, whole genome shotgun sequence contains these coding sequences:
- the MYOCOS gene encoding myocilin opposite strand protein has protein sequence MARKSTTDHDNNLLYGGDLGSEVSRRRVTVAPREERFTKKSDEAREMISNPDLEQVRSSRAGPTVPPAAPSPPVEDHKG, from the exons ATGGCTCGGAAAAGCACGACAGACCACGACAATAACCTACTTTACGGAGGAGACCTAGGCTCCGAGGTGAGCAGACGCAGGGTCACCGTGGCCCCCAG AGAAGAGAGATTTACCAAGAAAAGTGATGAAGCCAGGGAGATGATTTCCAATCCGGATTTGGAACAAGTCCGTTCTAGCAGGGCGGGCCCTACGGTACCCCCAGCCGCTCCCTCTCCTCCAGTGGAGGACCACAAGGGCTAA